A single region of the Streptomyces sp. NBC_01262 genome encodes:
- a CDS encoding DUF3027 domain-containing protein, with the protein MRSRTPDRLCADAVDVALAAAEEAFGPDSVGDHLGAVAEGDRVVTHFFACHEPAYRGWRWSVTLTRASRAKAVTLDETVLIPGPEAVLAPEWVPWSERLRPGDMGPGDLLPTEAEDLRLEGGWSGEDTPPPNSAVAETAAAAGEDDVVLEPAEPPAVGSIGSVAEELGMGRPRVLSRYGLHAAADRWEEAYGSKTPMAQAAPAPCVSCGFLVPLAGSLRQAFGVCANEFSPADGRVVSLAYGCGGHSEAAVMPKPPQPSAPVLDETAIEPLPLHPDRHGSVEDGGPAEELGHS; encoded by the coding sequence ATGCGAAGCCGTACCCCCGACCGCCTGTGCGCCGATGCGGTCGATGTCGCTCTTGCGGCGGCCGAGGAGGCCTTCGGGCCGGACTCGGTGGGCGACCACCTCGGCGCGGTGGCCGAGGGTGACCGGGTCGTCACGCACTTCTTCGCCTGCCATGAGCCGGCCTACCGGGGCTGGCGCTGGTCGGTGACCCTGACGCGCGCCTCGCGGGCCAAGGCCGTCACGCTGGACGAGACCGTCCTGATCCCCGGGCCCGAGGCCGTCCTCGCACCCGAATGGGTTCCCTGGAGCGAGCGACTCCGTCCGGGTGACATGGGCCCCGGCGACCTGCTCCCGACCGAGGCCGAGGATCTTCGCCTCGAAGGCGGCTGGTCCGGCGAGGACACCCCGCCCCCGAACTCCGCCGTCGCCGAGACCGCGGCCGCCGCCGGCGAGGACGATGTCGTCCTCGAACCCGCCGAGCCGCCCGCCGTCGGCTCCATCGGCTCGGTGGCCGAAGAGCTCGGCATGGGCCGCCCCCGCGTCCTTTCCCGCTACGGGCTGCACGCCGCGGCCGACCGCTGGGAGGAGGCGTACGGCTCCAAGACCCCCATGGCCCAGGCCGCCCCCGCCCCCTGCGTCAGCTGCGGCTTCCTCGTGCCGCTGGCGGGGTCGCTGCGGCAGGCCTTCGGCGTCTGCGCGAACGAGTTCTCCCCGGCCGACGGGCGTGTCGTCTCCCTGGCGTACGGCTGCGGCGGCCACTCGGAGGCCGCCGTGATGCCCAAGCCCCCGCAGCCCTCGGCCCCGGTGCTCGACGAGACCGCGATCGAGCCGCTCCCGCTGCACCCGGACCGCCACGGCTCGGTGGAGGACGGCGGCCCGGCGGAGGAGTTGGGGCACTCGTAG